A part of Myxococcus landrumus genomic DNA contains:
- a CDS encoding SDR family NAD(P)-dependent oxidoreductase: MRVLVTGGGSDIGFAIARHRLAQGDEVFVTASSESSLERMCSRYQSEGLDAKGLVLDLAAPERGAAALGEVLESGLQALVLNAWTRRPPQHRFHELPQAALEEDVTVNLMGNLWLLRRVLPTMVAARRGRIVLVSSVSTVSGAGRYGAYVLCKSALEGLMRNLAVDYGEFNVLSNTVRLGLFKTERTKKYWSRARYVERMGGVIPQGTLGEPEHVGAVFDPLLSEHQYINGAVLDVTGGLPMFRMEGVLRP, encoded by the coding sequence ATGAGGGTCCTCGTCACCGGAGGTGGCTCCGACATCGGCTTCGCCATCGCCCGCCATCGGCTGGCGCAGGGAGACGAGGTCTTCGTCACCGCGTCGTCCGAGTCCTCGCTGGAGCGGATGTGCTCCCGCTACCAGTCGGAAGGACTCGACGCGAAGGGGCTCGTGCTCGACCTCGCGGCGCCGGAGCGAGGAGCCGCCGCGCTGGGCGAGGTCCTGGAGTCCGGGCTCCAGGCGCTCGTCCTCAATGCCTGGACGCGGCGCCCACCCCAGCACCGCTTCCACGAGCTGCCCCAGGCGGCGCTCGAGGAGGACGTCACCGTGAACCTGATGGGGAACCTCTGGCTGCTGCGCCGGGTCCTCCCCACGATGGTCGCCGCGCGCCGGGGCCGCATCGTCCTGGTCTCCAGCGTCTCCACCGTCAGCGGCGCGGGACGCTACGGTGCCTATGTCCTGTGCAAGTCCGCGCTGGAGGGGCTGATGCGCAACCTCGCCGTGGACTACGGCGAGTTCAACGTCCTGTCCAACACGGTGCGCCTGGGCCTCTTCAAGACGGAGCGGACGAAGAAGTACTGGTCCAGGGCCCGCTACGTGGAGCGGATGGGCGGCGTCATCCCTCAGGGCACCCTGGGCGAGCCCGAGCACGTGGGCGCGGTGTTCGACCCGCTGCTGAGCGAGCACCAATACATCAACGGCGCGGTCCTCGACGTCACGGGGGGGCTGCCGATGTTCCGCATGGAAGGAGTGCTGCGACCATGA
- a CDS encoding acyl carrier protein translates to MELNERMGKALRAAGMEDVPRDTSEPLAAYGMDSLLMVLSVAALEKEFSLRISGHEFSESSFESLDTLARWLRRLGAT, encoded by the coding sequence ATGGAGCTGAACGAACGCATGGGCAAGGCGCTCAGGGCCGCGGGGATGGAGGATGTTCCTCGGGACACGTCCGAGCCCCTGGCCGCGTATGGGATGGACAGCCTGCTGATGGTGCTGTCGGTCGCGGCGCTGGAGAAGGAGTTCTCCCTGCGCATCTCGGGGCACGAGTTCTCGGAGTCGAGCTTCGAGAGCCTCGACACGCTGGCCCGCTGGCTGCGCCGCCTGGGGGCGACATGA